One Alteromonas sp. KC3 DNA segment encodes these proteins:
- the trxB gene encoding thioredoxin-disulfide reductase translates to MAESRHVRLLILGSGPAGYSAAVYAARANLEPVLLTGIQQGGQLTTTTEVENWPGDPEGLTGPDLMVRMQKHAEKFDTEIIFDHINKTDLTKRPFTLYGDSGTYTCDALIIATGASAKYLGMESEQAFMGKGVSACATCDGFFYRNQKVAVVGGGNTAVEEALYLSNIASEVHVIHRRDSFRSEKILEQRLRDKAENGNVVLHLNRTLDEVLGDEMGVTKIRIKDTNSDATEELDVMGLFIAIGHKPNTDIFDGQLEMKDGYIVVNSGTNGNATQTSVEGVFAAGDVSDHIYRQAITSAGTGCMAALDAEKFLDGFMPEQG, encoded by the coding sequence ATGGCAGAAAGCAGACACGTCCGTCTACTTATCTTGGGTTCAGGCCCTGCGGGTTATTCAGCTGCAGTTTACGCGGCACGCGCTAACTTAGAACCTGTACTTCTAACTGGTATTCAACAAGGCGGACAGCTTACTACCACTACTGAAGTGGAGAACTGGCCAGGCGACCCGGAAGGACTTACTGGTCCAGACCTAATGGTGCGCATGCAAAAGCACGCCGAAAAATTTGATACCGAAATCATTTTTGACCACATCAACAAGACTGACCTAACCAAACGTCCATTCACCTTGTACGGTGACAGTGGTACGTATACGTGTGATGCGCTTATCATCGCAACAGGTGCTTCGGCGAAATACCTTGGTATGGAGTCAGAGCAAGCGTTCATGGGCAAAGGTGTGTCTGCATGTGCAACGTGTGATGGATTCTTCTATCGCAATCAAAAAGTAGCCGTTGTGGGCGGTGGGAATACAGCGGTAGAAGAAGCGCTTTATTTATCAAACATTGCCTCTGAAGTTCATGTGATCCACAGAAGAGATAGCTTTAGAAGTGAGAAAATTCTTGAGCAGCGTCTTCGTGACAAAGCTGAGAACGGTAACGTTGTTTTACACCTTAATCGCACCCTTGACGAAGTACTTGGTGATGAAATGGGCGTAACCAAGATCCGCATTAAAGACACAAACAGCGATGCCACTGAAGAACTTGATGTAATGGGTCTTTTCATAGCGATTGGTCACAAGCCGAACACCGACATTTTCGATGGTCAGCTTGAGATGAAAGACGGTTATATCGTGGTTAACAGCGGTACAAACGGTAATGCAACGCAAACCAGTGTAGAGGGCGTATTTGCCGCTGGTGACGTGAGTGATCACATTTACCGCCAAGCAATAACATCTGCGGGAACGGGCTGTATGGCCGCGCTTGACGCAGAAAAATTCCTTGATGGATTTATGCCAGAACAAGGTTAA
- the aat gene encoding leucyl/phenylalanyl-tRNA--protein transferase: protein MIALHYIEEGAPFPPVDTALSDPNGLLAFGADLSPPRLFSAYSQGIFPWFSDDEPLLWWSPDPRAIIDLDDFIASKSLRKLARKQQYPVTLNHAFEEVIEACSSISRKSPNNDGLSTDTWITEDMVDAYKHLHTLGLAHSVEVWDGDDLVGGLYGVGIGKVFCGESMFHAKSNTSKLAMLALVEHMKQQNMAFIDCQLPTEHLMSLGAKSVSRGQFVEKLQKNNHTLTEEGALSPDYLARWQPKVITP from the coding sequence ATGATCGCTTTACATTATATTGAAGAAGGTGCTCCCTTCCCTCCTGTAGACACTGCTTTGAGCGATCCAAATGGCTTGCTAGCGTTTGGTGCGGACCTTAGTCCCCCTCGGTTGTTTTCAGCATACTCTCAAGGCATATTTCCTTGGTTTAGCGATGATGAACCACTTTTGTGGTGGTCGCCCGATCCAAGGGCAATCATTGACTTGGATGATTTCATTGCTAGTAAGAGTCTGCGAAAACTGGCTCGTAAGCAACAATATCCTGTGACGCTCAATCATGCTTTCGAAGAAGTGATTGAAGCGTGTTCGTCTATTTCACGCAAAAGCCCTAATAATGATGGGTTATCAACCGACACGTGGATTACAGAGGATATGGTGGATGCGTATAAGCATTTACACACTTTGGGTTTAGCGCATTCTGTAGAAGTATGGGATGGCGATGATCTGGTCGGTGGCTTATACGGCGTAGGAATAGGCAAAGTCTTTTGTGGTGAGTCAATGTTCCATGCAAAGAGCAATACGTCTAAGTTGGCCATGCTAGCCTTAGTTGAACATATGAAACAGCAGAACATGGCATTTATAGATTGTCAGTTGCCAACGGAGCATTTGATGTCTTTGGGTGCAAAAAGTGTTTCGCGGGGTCAGTTTGTTGAAAAACTGCAGAAGAACAACCACACTTTAACTGAAGAAGGCGCACTATCGCCTGATTACCTAGCAAGGTGGCAACCAAAGGTTATTACGCCATGA